One stretch of Candidatus Zixiibacteriota bacterium DNA includes these proteins:
- a CDS encoding SDR family oxidoreductase: MESTKKLAGRTALITGAGRGVGRGIALQFAEAGASLVLAARTESELQETANDCRKLGVSVRAERLDLAQADQIEGLFQDLESAGITIDILVNNAAIMIKSLMQDYRRSEFEASLAVNVTAPMTLAQRAIAMMRRRRQGAIVNISSLSGCFGAEKFPGFGAYNISKYALWGLTEILAVENREHGIRVNQVSLSAVDTKMFREAAPPGLTPNLTIEQVARQVLYLASDDSYPLTGENIILTGMPPAR, translated from the coding sequence ATGGAGTCTACAAAGAAGTTGGCCGGGCGGACGGCGCTGATCACGGGAGCGGGCCGCGGAGTCGGGCGCGGAATTGCCCTCCAGTTCGCTGAGGCCGGAGCTAGTCTCGTCCTGGCCGCCCGCACCGAGTCGGAGCTGCAGGAGACCGCGAACGACTGCCGCAAGCTGGGCGTTTCCGTCCGGGCAGAAAGGCTTGATCTGGCCCAGGCGGACCAAATTGAAGGTCTGTTTCAGGATCTGGAGTCTGCCGGCATCACGATCGATATCCTGGTCAACAACGCCGCAATCATGATCAAGTCGCTGATGCAAGACTATCGCCGCAGCGAATTCGAGGCATCGCTCGCGGTCAACGTCACGGCTCCGATGACGCTCGCGCAAAGGGCAATTGCGATGATGCGGCGTCGCCGGCAAGGCGCGATTGTGAACATCTCGTCGCTATCAGGGTGCTTTGGCGCCGAGAAGTTTCCCGGGTTCGGCGCCTATAATATCTCCAAGTATGCGCTGTGGGGTCTAACGGAGATCCTGGCCGTTGAAAACCGGGAACACGGCATCCGCGTCAATCAGGTTTCGCTGTCCGCCGTCGACACCAAAATGTTCCGCGAGGCGGCGCCGCCCGGACTGACACCGAACTTGACGATCGAGCAGGTCGCCAGGCAGGTGCTGTACCTCGCCTCGGACGACTCCTATCCGCTGACCGGCGAGAACATCATCCTGACCGGTATGCCGCCGGCACGGTAG
- a CDS encoding 6-carboxytetrahydropterin synthase, with the protein MKTTITKRMTFCAGHRMYKPELSDAENLRIFGECSNPGGHGHNYVLEVSVTGEVDPATGMIINLKELKQVIEREVVFKVDHKNLNTEVEFMRGLVPSTEAFAGK; encoded by the coding sequence ATGAAGACCACGATCACCAAACGAATGACCTTCTGCGCCGGGCACCGGATGTACAAGCCGGAGCTCTCGGACGCTGAAAACTTGCGCATTTTCGGCGAATGCTCCAATCCCGGCGGTCATGGGCACAACTACGTGCTGGAGGTCAGCGTAACGGGCGAAGTTGACCCGGCAACGGGGATGATCATCAACCTGAAAGAACTCAAGCAGGTGATCGAGCGCGAAGTTGTTTTCAAGGTCGACCATAAGAATCTCAACACCGAAGTCGAGTTCATGCGGGGATTGGTGCCCTCGACGGAAGCCTTTGCCGGGAAAAT